A genomic window from Pseudocitrobacter corydidari includes:
- a CDS encoding DUF4862 family protein gives MNTHNAGYIIGAYPCAPSFHQQSEEQEAEFWKQLADTPHIRGLEQPCLENLHPFGDEWLLKHTPGEWQIVVTAVMETMRRRGGNGAFGLASADEQQRQQCVAYYRHLLNKITVVNKAHPGKVIALEMQAAPQAGNNNVQQATDAFARSINEITAWDWPCELVLEHCDAMTSAAPRKGFLPLENVLEVLSDRDVGICINWARSAIEGRNTTLPLEHTLKAKKAGKLRALMFSGTTLEGEYGEWQDLHAPFAPFCPDSLMTAEHAKSLFNAAGPATLQFSGIKLLEINANASVNHRVEILRDGISQLQKI, from the coding sequence ATGAATACTCATAACGCCGGTTATATTATCGGCGCGTATCCCTGCGCGCCGTCATTCCACCAGCAAAGTGAAGAGCAGGAAGCTGAATTCTGGAAGCAGCTTGCCGACACGCCGCATATTCGCGGGCTGGAACAACCGTGTCTGGAAAATCTGCACCCTTTTGGCGATGAATGGCTGTTAAAACACACGCCCGGTGAGTGGCAAATCGTGGTCACTGCCGTCATGGAAACCATGCGCCGCCGTGGGGGAAACGGTGCCTTTGGCCTGGCCTCTGCCGATGAACAGCAGCGCCAGCAGTGCGTGGCGTATTATCGCCATCTGCTCAATAAAATTACGGTGGTAAATAAGGCGCACCCCGGCAAAGTTATCGCGCTGGAAATGCAGGCCGCACCGCAGGCGGGAAACAACAACGTACAACAGGCTACTGACGCGTTCGCCCGCTCAATCAACGAGATTACAGCCTGGGACTGGCCGTGCGAACTGGTTCTGGAACACTGCGATGCAATGACCTCCGCCGCGCCGCGCAAAGGCTTTCTGCCGCTGGAAAACGTACTGGAGGTGCTCTCTGACCGCGACGTTGGCATCTGCATCAACTGGGCGCGTTCCGCCATTGAAGGCCGCAACACCACTTTACCGCTTGAGCATACGCTGAAGGCTAAAAAGGCCGGGAAACTGCGCGCACTGATGTTCTCCGGCACCACGCTTGAGGGTGAATATGGCGAGTGGCAGGATCTGCATGCGCCGTTTGCGCCCTTCTGCCCGGACAGTTTAATGACTGCGGAACACGCTAAATCGCTATTTAATGCGGCGGGGCCTGCAACGTTACAATTTTCCGGTATCAAATTACTGGAAATAAATGCTAATGCCTCCGTTAATCATCGCGTAGAAATACTGCGCGACGGCATAAGCCAGTTACAGAAAATCTAA
- a CDS encoding YhcH/YjgK/YiaL family protein, with protein sequence MIFGHISQPNPCRLPAAIETALNFLRTTDFSQLSPGVVEIDGKTIFAQVIDLTTREPHENRPEVHRRYLDIQFLAWGEEKIGIAIDTGNNEVSEELLEQRDIIFYHHSENESFIEMVPGSYAIFFPQDVHRPACNKNEATPIRKIVVKVAVSALN encoded by the coding sequence ATGATTTTTGGTCATATTTCTCAGCCGAATCCTTGCCGGCTTCCGGCAGCGATTGAAACAGCGCTCAATTTCCTGCGCACCACCGATTTCAGCCAGCTCTCGCCGGGCGTGGTGGAAATCGACGGCAAGACGATTTTTGCGCAGGTCATCGATTTAACCACGCGCGAACCACATGAAAATCGACCCGAAGTCCATCGCCGCTATCTGGATATTCAGTTTCTGGCGTGGGGAGAAGAGAAAATCGGTATTGCCATCGACACCGGCAATAATGAAGTCAGTGAAGAACTTCTTGAACAGCGAGACATTATTTTTTATCACCACAGCGAGAATGAATCGTTTATTGAAATGGTTCCCGGAAGCTACGCTATATTTTTCCCGCAAGACGTCCATCGCCCGGCGTGTAATAAAAACGAGGCAACGCCAATCAGGAAAATTGTGGTTAAAGTCGCGGTGTCTGCACTGAATTAA
- the yiaK gene encoding 3-dehydro-L-gulonate 2-dehydrogenase, giving the protein MLVSFADLKNEFTRVLLARGVAADTAEACADMFARTTESGVYSHGVNRFPRFIQQLENGDIIPDALPERITSLGAIEQWDAQRSIGNLTAKKMMDRAIELASDHGIGLVAVRNANHWMRGGSYGWQAAEKGYIGICWTNSIAVMPSWGAKECNIGTNPLIVAIPSTPITMVDMSMSMFSYGMLEVNRLAGRQLPVDGGFDDEGNLTKEPGVIEKNRRILPMGYWKGSGLSIVLDMIATLLSNGASVAEVTEDNSDEYGISQIFIAIEVDKLIDGETRDAKLQRIMDYITSAERADENVAIRLPGHEFTRLLEENRRNGITVDDSVWAKIKAL; this is encoded by the coding sequence ATGTTAGTAAGCTTTGCAGACCTGAAAAATGAGTTCACCCGCGTCCTGTTAGCGCGCGGCGTAGCGGCGGATACGGCAGAAGCCTGTGCCGACATGTTTGCCCGCACCACCGAGTCAGGCGTCTATTCACACGGCGTAAACCGCTTCCCGCGCTTTATTCAGCAACTGGAAAACGGCGATATCATTCCCGACGCCTTACCTGAGCGCATCACCAGCCTCGGCGCGATTGAGCAGTGGGACGCGCAGCGATCCATCGGCAACCTGACGGCGAAAAAGATGATGGATCGCGCCATTGAACTGGCTTCCGATCACGGGATTGGCCTGGTCGCGGTGCGTAACGCTAACCACTGGATGCGCGGCGGCAGCTACGGCTGGCAGGCGGCGGAGAAAGGCTACATTGGCATTTGCTGGACGAACTCCATCGCGGTAATGCCCTCCTGGGGCGCAAAAGAGTGCAACATCGGTACTAACCCGCTGATCGTCGCGATTCCTTCCACGCCGATCACCATGGTGGATATGTCGATGTCGATGTTCTCTTACGGCATGCTGGAAGTGAATCGTCTGGCGGGTCGCCAGCTACCGGTCGATGGTGGCTTTGACGATGAAGGCAACCTCACCAAAGAACCGGGCGTGATTGAGAAAAACCGCCGCATTCTGCCGATGGGGTACTGGAAAGGTTCCGGCCTCTCTATCGTGCTGGATATGATTGCCACCCTGCTCTCTAACGGCGCCTCCGTTGCCGAAGTCACCGAAGACAACAGCGACGAATACGGTATCTCGCAAATCTTCATCGCCATTGAAGTCGACAAACTGATCGACGGCGAAACGCGCGATGCCAAACTGCAACGCATCATGGATTACATCACCAGCGCCGAGCGCGCGGATGAAAACGTCGCGATACGTCTGCCGGGCCATGAATTTACCCGACTGCTGGAAGAAAACCGCCGCAACGGCATTACCGTTGACGACAGCGTGTGGGCGAAAATTAAAGCCCTGTAA
- the yiaJ gene encoding IclR family transcriptional regulator YiaJ, whose translation MSDKESEMTSEKERPAGSQSLFRGLMLIEILSNYPNGCPLAHLSELAGLNKSTVHRLLQGLQSCGYVTPAPAAGSYRLTTKFIAVGQKALSSLNIIHVAAPHLEALNLATGETVNFSSREDDHAILIYKLEPTTGMLRTRAYIGQHMPLYCSAMGKIYMAFGHADYVESYWESHKEEIQPLTRNTITGLPAMYDELAQIRESSMAMDREENELGVSCIAVPVFDIHGRVPYAISISLSTSRLKQVGEKNLLKPLRETALAISNELGFSVRG comes from the coding sequence ATGAGCGATAAAGAGAGTGAGATGACGTCGGAAAAAGAGCGGCCAGCAGGAAGCCAGAGCCTGTTTCGTGGGTTGATGTTGATTGAAATTCTGAGTAACTACCCCAACGGTTGCCCGCTGGCGCATTTATCTGAGCTGGCTGGTTTAAACAAGAGTACCGTGCACCGTCTGCTGCAAGGTTTGCAGTCCTGCGGTTATGTGACGCCCGCGCCCGCCGCCGGAAGCTATCGGCTCACCACTAAATTTATCGCCGTCGGGCAAAAAGCGCTGTCGTCGCTCAATATCATTCACGTAGCCGCACCACATCTTGAGGCGCTGAACCTCGCGACGGGCGAGACGGTGAACTTCTCCAGCCGTGAAGACGACCATGCGATTTTGATCTATAAGCTGGAACCAACCACCGGGATGCTGCGTACGCGTGCCTATATCGGCCAGCACATGCCGCTCTACTGCTCGGCGATGGGCAAAATTTACATGGCGTTTGGCCATGCGGATTACGTCGAAAGCTACTGGGAAAGCCACAAAGAAGAGATTCAGCCGCTGACCCGCAACACCATTACCGGCCTGCCGGCGATGTACGATGAACTGGCGCAAATTCGCGAAAGCAGCATGGCGATGGACCGGGAAGAGAATGAGTTAGGCGTCTCCTGCATTGCGGTGCCGGTGTTTGATATTCATGGTCGCGTGCCTTACGCCATCTCGATTTCGCTCTCGACGTCGCGCCTTAAACAGGTGGGCGAGAAAAACCTGCTGAAGCCGCTGCGTGAGACGGCGCTGGCTATCTCTAACGAGCTTGGTTTTAGCGTTCGCGGTTAG
- a CDS encoding 4Fe-4S binding protein: MNPFIVADAQKCIGCRTCEVACVVSHQAQQDCAAVSREAFLPRIQVVKGDTFSSAVACHQCEDAPCMNVCPTGAIRREKEYIAVKQQRCIGCKSCMVACPFGAMRVVVQNARPQAIKCDLCQHRAQGPACVEACPTSALRCVDTSQIGIMVLFA; encoded by the coding sequence ATGAACCCGTTTATTGTTGCGGATGCGCAGAAGTGCATCGGTTGCCGTACCTGTGAAGTGGCCTGCGTGGTGTCGCATCAGGCGCAGCAGGACTGCGCAGCCGTATCGCGTGAAGCTTTCCTTCCCCGTATTCAGGTGGTGAAAGGCGATACGTTTTCCTCTGCCGTGGCCTGTCATCAATGCGAAGATGCGCCGTGCATGAACGTGTGCCCAACAGGCGCGATTCGCCGCGAAAAAGAGTATATCGCCGTTAAACAGCAGCGCTGTATTGGCTGTAAAAGCTGTATGGTAGCGTGTCCGTTTGGCGCGATGCGCGTGGTGGTGCAGAATGCGCGGCCCCAGGCGATTAAATGCGATTTATGTCAGCATCGCGCGCAGGGGCCTGCATGTGTTGAGGCGTGTCCGACATCGGCATTGCGCTGTGTGGACACGAGTCAGATTGGCATTATGGTTCTGTTTGCCTGA
- the avtA gene encoding valine--pyruvate transaminase: MKFSLFGDKFARHSGITRLMEDLNDGLRTPGAIMLGGGNPAQIPQMNTYFKNLLADMLESGKATDALCNYDGPQGKSELLSALAEMLREELGWDIEPQNIALTNGSQSAFFYLFNLFAGRRADGTTRKVLFPLTPEYIGYADSGLEDELFVSTRPNIELLPDGQFKYHVDFDRLPINDETGMICVSRPTNPTGNVITDEEVLRLDALANQHGIPLVIDNAYGLPFPGIIFSEARPLWNPNIVLCMSLSKLGLPGSRCGIIIANEEIITAISNMNGIISLAPGGMGPAMMCEMIKRRDLLTLSETVIKPFYYQRVQETIAIIRRYLPEDRCLIHKPEGAIFLWLWFKDLPISTELLYQRLKKRGVLMVPGDYFFPGLEKPWPHTHQCMRMNYVPEPDKIEAGVKILAEEVERAWQESHCL, from the coding sequence ATGAAATTTTCACTTTTCGGCGATAAATTCGCCCGCCATTCAGGCATTACGCGCCTGATGGAAGACCTGAACGATGGCTTGCGCACACCGGGCGCAATCATGCTCGGCGGCGGTAACCCCGCGCAAATCCCCCAGATGAATACGTACTTCAAAAACCTGCTGGCGGATATGCTTGAAAGCGGTAAAGCCACGGATGCGCTATGTAATTACGACGGTCCTCAGGGGAAAAGTGAACTACTCTCGGCGCTGGCGGAAATGCTGCGCGAAGAATTAGGTTGGGATATTGAACCGCAGAACATTGCACTGACAAATGGCAGTCAGAGCGCGTTTTTCTACTTGTTCAATCTCTTTGCCGGTCGCCGTGCCGATGGCACTACCCGCAAGGTGCTGTTCCCGCTGACGCCGGAGTATATCGGCTATGCCGATTCCGGCCTGGAAGATGAGCTGTTCGTTTCTACGCGCCCCAATATCGAGCTGCTGCCAGACGGCCAGTTTAAATATCACGTCGATTTTGACCGCCTGCCGATCAACGACGAAACGGGGATGATTTGCGTCTCTCGCCCGACCAACCCGACCGGCAACGTTATCACCGATGAAGAAGTGCTGCGTCTGGATGCGCTGGCGAATCAACACGGCATTCCGCTGGTGATTGATAACGCCTACGGCCTGCCGTTCCCGGGCATTATTTTCAGCGAAGCGCGCCCGCTGTGGAACCCGAACATTGTGCTGTGCATGAGCCTCTCTAAGCTCGGCCTGCCGGGCAGTCGTTGCGGGATTATCATCGCCAACGAAGAGATCATCACCGCCATCAGCAACATGAACGGCATTATTAGCCTCGCGCCTGGCGGAATGGGCCCGGCAATGATGTGCGAAATGATCAAACGCCGCGACCTGCTTACGCTTTCGGAAACGGTGATTAAACCGTTCTACTATCAGCGCGTTCAGGAAACAATCGCGATCATTCGCCGCTATTTGCCAGAAGATCGCTGCTTAATTCACAAACCCGAAGGGGCGATTTTCCTGTGGCTGTGGTTTAAAGATTTGCCGATCAGCACCGAACTTCTCTACCAGCGCCTGAAAAAACGCGGCGTGCTAATGGTGCCGGGCGACTACTTCTTCCCGGGTCTGGAAAAACCGTGGCCGCATACGCACCAGTGCATGCGCATGAACTACGTGCCGGAGCCGGATAAAATTGAAGCGGGCGTGAAAATTCTGGCGGAAGAAGTGGAACGCGCGTGGCAGGAAAGTCACTGCCTCTGA
- a CDS encoding alpha-amylase translates to MKLAALVPLLLPTYAFAAWIVNDFPAFTPEGTGKFVSQKTLTKGTRPLTLNFDQQCWQPAAGIKLNQMLSLEPCKGDAPQWRIFRDGNYQLAIDTRSGTPTLLISVQSAAQGNSAQAAMRQCPRWDGKPLTLDVSQTFAEGSNVRDFYSGQTVQVKQGKITLQPAPESNGLLLLESADTAKPAPFSWHNATVYFVLTDRFVNGDPSNDNSYGRRKDGMQEIGTFHGGDLKGLTSKLDYLQQLGVNALWISSPLEQIHGWVGGGTKGDFPHYAYHGYYTQDWTKLDANMGDENDLRNLVEGAHQRGMRILFDVVMNHTGYATLADMQQFQFGALYLEGGDIEKTLGKNWTDWTPGPGQTWHSFNDYINFSDKAAWEKWWGKGWIRTDIGDYDSPGFDDLTMSLAFLPDLKTESTAAVGLPNFYAHKPDTQAKVLAGFTPRDYLTHWLSQWVRDYGIDGFRVDTAKHVEMAGWQQLKTQSSEALAEWKKANPDKALDNAAFWMTGEAWGHGVMESDYYRHGFDAMINFDYQDQAAKAADCLANIDLTWQQMAEKLQSFNVLSYLSSHDTRLFREKGNNAAELLLLAPGAVQIFYGDESNRPFGPTGSDPLQGTRSEMNWQDVSGKSAASVAHWQRLGQFRARHPAVGAGKQTTLTLPQGYGFVRQNGDDKVMVIWAGNR, encoded by the coding sequence ATGAAACTCGCTGCGCTTGTACCGCTACTGCTTCCGACATACGCCTTCGCCGCCTGGATCGTGAATGACTTCCCGGCATTTACCCCTGAAGGCACCGGCAAATTCGTCAGCCAAAAAACACTCACGAAGGGTACTCGCCCCCTGACGTTAAATTTTGATCAACAGTGCTGGCAGCCTGCCGCAGGCATTAAACTTAATCAGATGCTGTCGCTGGAGCCCTGCAAAGGCGACGCACCGCAGTGGCGCATCTTCCGTGACGGCAATTACCAACTCGCGATAGACACCCGCTCCGGCACGCCGACGCTGTTGATTTCGGTTCAAAGCGCAGCCCAGGGCAATAGCGCACAGGCCGCGATGCGCCAGTGTCCGCGCTGGGATGGCAAACCGTTAACCCTGGACGTCAGCCAGACCTTTGCCGAAGGCAGCAACGTGCGGGATTTCTACAGCGGCCAAACGGTGCAGGTAAAACAGGGAAAAATCACTCTGCAACCGGCACCAGAAAGCAACGGCCTGCTGCTGCTGGAAAGTGCAGACACCGCCAAACCGGCCCCCTTTAGCTGGCACAACGCCACGGTCTATTTCGTGCTGACCGACCGTTTTGTTAATGGCGATCCGAGTAACGACAACAGCTATGGTCGTCGCAAAGATGGTATGCAGGAGATAGGCACTTTCCACGGCGGTGACCTGAAAGGCCTCACCAGCAAGCTGGATTACCTGCAGCAGTTAGGCGTTAACGCGCTATGGATAAGCTCGCCGCTTGAGCAAATTCACGGCTGGGTCGGCGGCGGTACCAAAGGCGATTTCCCCCACTACGCCTATCACGGCTACTACACCCAGGACTGGACAAAACTCGACGCCAACATGGGCGACGAAAACGACCTGCGTAATCTGGTAGAGGGTGCTCATCAGCGCGGCATGCGCATTCTGTTTGATGTCGTGATGAACCACACGGGCTATGCCACGCTCGCCGATATGCAGCAGTTCCAGTTTGGCGCGCTCTATCTGGAAGGTGGCGACATCGAAAAAACGCTCGGGAAGAACTGGACAGACTGGACGCCGGGCCCGGGTCAAACCTGGCATAGCTTTAATGATTACATCAACTTCAGCGATAAAGCCGCATGGGAAAAATGGTGGGGTAAAGGCTGGATCCGCACCGATATCGGCGACTATGACAGCCCCGGTTTTGACGATCTCACCATGTCGCTGGCTTTCCTGCCCGATTTAAAAACCGAATCCACCGCCGCCGTCGGGCTGCCCAATTTCTATGCCCATAAACCCGATACCCAGGCCAAAGTGCTGGCCGGCTTCACGCCGCGCGATTACCTCACCCACTGGCTGAGCCAATGGGTGCGCGATTACGGCATCGACGGTTTCCGCGTGGACACCGCCAAGCACGTGGAGATGGCGGGCTGGCAGCAACTGAAGACACAATCCAGCGAGGCGCTGGCCGAGTGGAAAAAAGCCAACCCGGATAAAGCGCTGGATAACGCCGCGTTCTGGATGACTGGCGAAGCCTGGGGCCACGGCGTGATGGAGAGCGATTATTACCGCCACGGCTTCGACGCGATGATTAACTTCGATTATCAGGACCAGGCGGCGAAGGCGGCTGATTGCCTGGCGAATATCGACCTCACCTGGCAACAGATGGCCGAAAAATTACAGTCGTTCAACGTGCTGAGCTATCTTTCATCGCACGACACCCGCCTGTTCCGCGAGAAAGGTAACAACGCCGCCGAGCTTCTGCTGCTGGCCCCCGGTGCGGTGCAGATCTTCTATGGTGACGAGTCGAATCGTCCGTTTGGCCCAACCGGCTCGGACCCGCTTCAGGGTACGCGCTCAGAGATGAACTGGCAGGATGTCAGCGGGAAATCGGCCGCCAGCGTCGCGCACTGGCAGCGTTTAGGCCAGTTCCGCGCACGCCACCCGGCAGTGGGCGCGGGTAAACAGACGACGCTGACGCTCCCGCAGGGCTATGGTTTTGTGCGGCAAAACGGTGACGATAAAGTGATGGTTATCTGGGCCGGAAATCGCTAA
- a CDS encoding protein bax, with protein MISTPIRRYGAAILMLLTMIFSGGVLAKTHTVTEHHKASVKKVSSTKVSSKQEYSRNSVKSSSLPDLRKYPSGTPRKRAFLRTVMPYITSQNAAITAERNWLVSKQYEGRWSPSERARLKDITTRYKVKWNGNTRKVPWNSLLERVDIIPGSMVATMAAAESGWGTSKLARANNNLFGMKCGSGKCKNGSGKVNGYTHFDSVKASVQAYAMNLNTHPAYSSFRKSRAQLRKTDQEVTASAMIHKLKGYSTKGSSYNNYLFAMYQDNQRLIAAHM; from the coding sequence ATGATATCGACTCCCATTCGACGATATGGGGCAGCGATACTTATGTTACTCACCATGATTTTTTCTGGTGGGGTGTTAGCGAAGACTCACACAGTAACAGAGCATCATAAAGCCTCAGTTAAAAAGGTTAGTAGTACTAAGGTTAGCAGTAAACAAGAGTATTCTCGCAATAGTGTAAAGAGCAGTTCACTTCCTGATTTGCGAAAATACCCTTCCGGAACCCCAAGGAAAAGAGCGTTTCTCCGGACGGTAATGCCTTATATTACAAGCCAAAATGCAGCTATCACTGCCGAGCGTAACTGGCTGGTTTCAAAGCAGTACGAAGGCCGCTGGTCGCCGTCTGAGCGTGCGCGTTTGAAAGACATCACCACGCGCTACAAGGTGAAGTGGAACGGTAACACCCGCAAGGTGCCGTGGAATTCACTGCTTGAACGCGTCGACATCATTCCTGGCAGCATGGTTGCCACCATGGCTGCGGCAGAGAGTGGTTGGGGGACGTCAAAACTGGCGCGCGCCAACAACAATCTGTTCGGGATGAAGTGTGGTTCCGGCAAGTGTAAAAATGGTTCCGGTAAAGTGAATGGCTATACGCACTTTGATTCTGTCAAAGCGTCTGTCCAGGCCTACGCGATGAACCTGAATACCCATCCGGCGTACTCGTCATTCCGTAAGTCTCGCGCGCAGTTGCGTAAGACGGACCAGGAAGTCACCGCCAGCGCGATGATTCATAAGCTGAAGGGTTATTCCACCAAAGGTTCGAGCTACAACAACTATCTGTTCGCGATGTACCAGGATAACCAGCGTCTGATTGCGGCGCATATGTAA
- a CDS encoding LysR family transcriptional regulator, producing the protein MDRVTAARVFNRICELGSLSAASRALGISRPMVSRYLEQMEQWAGARLIHRTSRRLTLTPAGEEILLKTRHLIQLAQEIELRNQQNEPSGVLRVACAHLTATCIIGPIVSEFLTRYPALRLELDVNNHPVNLVSERIDVAVRITNNPEPGTIARRLGECRSVLCAAPGYLALHGMPQTPADLAHHNCLHYSRFAGQSWHFTTAEETEVSVDISGNFSATISTVLLDAAVAGCGIAMVPEMEAREALAKGSVVALMAEYEPARLGIYGMYLSREYQPGGLRPFLDMLEDALSGA; encoded by the coding sequence ATGGACAGAGTCACCGCCGCACGCGTATTTAATCGCATCTGCGAACTGGGCAGCCTGAGCGCCGCATCGCGCGCGCTGGGGATTTCACGGCCCATGGTCAGCCGCTATCTGGAACAGATGGAACAGTGGGCGGGCGCGCGCCTGATCCATCGCACCTCGCGCCGTCTGACGCTGACGCCAGCGGGCGAAGAAATCTTGCTTAAGACCCGCCATCTGATTCAGCTCGCCCAGGAAATTGAACTGCGTAATCAGCAGAATGAACCCTCTGGCGTGCTGCGCGTTGCATGTGCGCACCTGACGGCTACCTGCATCATTGGGCCGATTGTCAGCGAATTTCTGACGCGTTATCCGGCACTACGTCTGGAGCTGGACGTGAACAACCATCCGGTGAATCTGGTGAGCGAGCGCATTGATGTGGCCGTGCGCATCACCAATAACCCGGAGCCTGGCACCATTGCTCGCCGCCTGGGCGAGTGCCGGTCAGTGCTTTGCGCCGCACCGGGTTATCTGGCCCTCCACGGCATGCCGCAAACGCCTGCCGATCTTGCTCATCATAACTGCCTGCACTATAGCCGTTTCGCCGGGCAGAGCTGGCACTTTACCACTGCCGAAGAAACAGAGGTGTCGGTCGATATCAGCGGTAATTTCAGCGCCACGATTTCAACAGTGTTATTGGATGCGGCCGTAGCAGGCTGTGGTATTGCGATGGTGCCAGAAATGGAAGCCAGGGAAGCATTGGCCAAAGGAAGTGTGGTGGCGCTGATGGCAGAGTATGAACCGGCCCGGCTGGGAATTTATGGCATGTATTTGTCGCGGGAGTATCAGCCTGGGGGATTAAGGCCGTTTCTGGATATGCTGGAGGATGCGTTGTCAGGGGCGTAA
- a CDS encoding Vmh family MBL fold metallo-hydrolase: MKRAFTAIAALVISSTTFAAPLTMKTYNPQENAVFPVSSTLVYGPSEAVLFDAQFSVKDGEKLVTMIRESGKKLSRIVITSGDPDFYFGLEPIVKAFPNVEIVATPAVVSHIEATRDAKLAYWGPQLKADAPHQLYTPKPLHDMHFTIDGEAVEIKHPESYAAYVWIPANKAIFGGTGVASGIHIWSADTQTVTRRNEWRSVLKAMQAEQPQTVIPGHYLGKLPSGAKAITFTFDYLQKFELALNSQKDSAGVIKVMKKAYPDLADESSLELSAKVNTGEMPWK, from the coding sequence ATGAAACGTGCATTCACCGCCATCGCCGCCCTTGTTATCAGCAGCACGACTTTTGCCGCTCCGCTGACGATGAAGACGTATAACCCTCAGGAAAATGCCGTTTTTCCAGTCTCATCAACGCTGGTCTACGGCCCCTCAGAAGCCGTGCTGTTTGATGCCCAGTTCAGCGTGAAAGACGGTGAAAAGCTGGTCACCATGATTCGCGAAAGTGGTAAAAAACTCTCGCGCATTGTGATTACCTCGGGTGATCCTGATTTTTATTTTGGCCTTGAACCGATAGTCAAAGCCTTCCCGAACGTTGAGATTGTGGCGACGCCTGCGGTGGTCTCTCATATTGAGGCTACGCGTGATGCCAAGCTGGCCTATTGGGGGCCACAGCTGAAAGCCGATGCGCCGCACCAGCTGTATACGCCAAAACCGCTCCACGACATGCATTTCACCATTGATGGTGAAGCGGTCGAGATTAAACATCCGGAAAGCTATGCCGCCTACGTTTGGATCCCGGCGAATAAGGCGATTTTTGGCGGCACCGGCGTGGCGTCCGGTATTCATATCTGGAGCGCTGATACACAGACCGTGACGCGACGTAATGAATGGCGCAGCGTGCTGAAAGCGATGCAGGCTGAGCAGCCGCAGACGGTGATCCCGGGCCATTACCTCGGCAAGCTGCCCTCGGGGGCGAAAGCCATCACCTTTACCTTTGATTACCTACAGAAATTTGAGCTGGCGCTGAACAGCCAGAAAGATTCTGCAGGTGTTATCAAGGTGATGAAAAAGGCGTATCCGGATCTCGCTGATGAGAGTTCGCTGGAACTGAGCGCAAAGGTCAATACCGGCGAGATGCCCTGGAAGTAA